Genomic segment of Actinomycetota bacterium:
AATCCCGAACGCCTGGCCCCTCTTCCGTCGAGGTGCGAAATGTGGATCGTCGTTGCCGCTTGGGTCGCTGCGACTCTCGTGTTCTGCTCGTTCTTCATGAAGACGATGATCCCGCTGCGGATCGTCGCGATCACGAGCAACATGGCCTTCATCACCTACGCGCTTCTCGGTCTGCACTACGGCGTCTTCGGGAGGGTCTACCCGATCCTGGTTCTCCATGCCTGCCTTCTCCCACTCAACGTTCTCCGCCTACGCGAGCTCCAGAGGCTCATCGCGGCAGTGCGGGGCGCCAGTGACGCGGACGCGCTCGAGGCCCTCGTCCCGTACATGAAGGGCGAGGATCATCCCGAGGGCGACGTGCTCTTCAGGGCCGGCGACGCGCCCGACAAGCTATACGTGATCGATAGTGGTCACGTCGACTTTCCGGAGCTTCACAAGCGTCTGTCGGCGGGGGACGTTTTCGGGGAGATCGGCCTCTTCGCACCGCAGCAGGTACGCACGGTCACGGCGATCTGCGCAGACGACTGCCGCCTCGCGACGATCACCGGCGACAGGGTCCTCGAGCTCTACTACCAGAACCCGAAGTTTGGCCTTTTCCTCATCCGCCTCGTCTCAGGCTATCTCCGCCGCGGCCGTGAGATCGAGGCACCGGGGCTCGCGTAAGCCCTGGCGTTGACCCGGCTCGCGAGGAAAGAACGAGGCAGCAGGCGGGGCGGCTATGCGGATGAGAGGACTTGAACCTCGACAGGGTTGGAAGTCCTGTGGAGGGATGTCCGGCAAGATGGCGGGAGTGGCTTGGCTGCGCTCTTTTTGGCGGTCGAACGCTTCTCTCGCCGCTTCCTTCGGTGACCGGTCCTTGACGCGCTTGGGCACTGATTGGGCATCGCTTTCGTCTGATGAGCCGACGGGGTAGCGGCGTTCTTGCGGTATTCAGCGTCGTCGCCGTCGTTGGATGCGGTGGATCTCACGGCGGAGCTGAGCGGCTAACGCACGACGAGTTCGCAGACAGGATGAATTCCATCTGCATGAGCCATAACGCCCGGCTCCGCGAGCCTCCAATCCAGCGTGGCGACCCGGCCTCCGACCGCCGTTGGTTGGAAACAGCGCGGGATGAGCTAACCCAACTTGAGCGACTGCGCGCTCCGGAACGAGACGTGGAGCGGCTTCAGCGGGCATACGGGCACTGGTCGAAGGGCTTAGATCACCTCGAAGATCTCCTCCATGCACTGGAGACGAACAATCGTTGAGAGGGAATTGAGGCGTTCCACGCGATGGCGGCCGAAGTTCGAGCGATCGATCGGCTGATCCCGGATTACCCGGCGGCGGATTGCTGGGGCCCGAGCTGAGCCGGCGAGTCCGTTGTCCCAGAGGGTTCTTAGCAACGTCTGGGCACCGGAAACCGCAAGAACCGGCTATGCGGATGAGAGGACTTGAACCTCCACGGGGTTGCCCCCACACGGACCTGAACCGTGCGCGTCTACCAATTCCGCCACATCCGCGCGGCCGACCATTGTAGCCGCGCCTCTTGCGAGGGACGAGCGCCGCGCGGCCCCGCCGCGCATCGAAACGAGCAGCACGCGGCTACGATTCGCGCCCAGGGTTTCTCGACGAGGGAGGGGCATGTACAGGGTTCTCTTGGCGGCGATCGTCGCCTGCACGATCTTCGTCGGCGGCGCCGACGCGATCACCACAACCGGCTTCCCCGACAACGGCCGGCACCCGAACGTCGGGGCGATCATGGTTCCGGCCCGCAGCGGCGTCGGGTACGCGGAAGTCTGTTCGGGAACGCTCGTCTCGCCGACGGTCTTCCTGACGGCGAGCCACTGCACGGCGTTCCTCGAGGCCGATCCGAGGCCAGAGTTCGTGACGTTCGACGAGACCGACGTCGAGCCGTTCCCGTCCGGGCTCATCCCGGCGACGGCGCGGACGAACCCGGCGTACAAGGGCGGCGTCCGCGAGGACGTCTCGGTGATGGTCCTCGGCTCGCCCGTA
This window contains:
- a CDS encoding cyclic nucleotide-binding domain-containing protein yields the protein NPERLAPLPSRCEMWIVVAAWVAATLVFCSFFMKTMIPLRIVAITSNMAFITYALLGLHYGVFGRVYPILVLHACLLPLNVLRLRELQRLIAAVRGASDADALEALVPYMKGEDHPEGDVLFRAGDAPDKLYVIDSGHVDFPELHKRLSAGDVFGEIGLFAPQQVRTVTAICADDCRLATITGDRVLELYYQNPKFGLFLIRLVSGYLRRGREIEAPGLA